The genome window AAATCCACCTTTGATCTCTTTTTCAACGGTTCCTTCAACGGGAATTCCACTTTCAAATGCATTTTCAAGAATAGCTTTACCAACTTTATCACCACTGATCTTGGTTGTGAAAAGCATTTCTCCATTCTTAGAAGAAAGAAAAAAAGCCTTGATAGTATCGCCCTCTTCAACTGTGACATTCCCTTCCTTATCGGTCACTTCCTCAATATCCAGCAAACCTTCACTCTTCCCGCTCAATTGCAGAAAAATATAGCCTCCGGAAATCGAAATAATTTCTGTTTCGATGACTTGACCCGGTTCCATTTTTTGGATATCAGAAAAACTATCTTCAAAAAGAGCTGCAAAACTCTCTTCGTTATTATCAGGTGTACTCATATATTCACTCCTTATATTCTTGATTAGTTCAGTTAAAAAATATAATAATAAAACTAGAAGTGTAGAATGGATTGATCAAAAGATTCTAACGCACTTCATTCTATTATATCCCGATTCTGAAGTTCTCCGCTACAGCCCCAACTCTGGTTTCAAACTCAGTATTTGGAATAAAAGAGAAATCCTCCGAAGATCCATCAGAAACACAGCGATTTTCTTTCAAAGTCCAACTGAACATCTCTTATACAGTGAAAAATGAAAAAGGCTGATGCCGGGAGAATATTTTATAATAATTTTGGAATTAGGAACAGGGATCGGCAAGGGCTAGTAAGGAGACTACTGCCGATCCCTGGGAGTATAAGACTAGTTTACTTTATTCTTAATATCACCATTTAAAAAAGCTTTGACATTATCAACTGCGATATTCATCAATCTGGAACGGGATTCCAGAGGAGCCCAGGCGATATGAGGTGTGATAATACAGTTTTTAGCTTTTAGTAAAACATTATCACTCTGTATTGGTTCGGTTGAAACAACATCCAGACCGGCGGCTCTGACTTTTCCACTGTTTAGAGCGTCCGCAAGATCCTGTTCAACAATCAGTGGGCCACGTGAAGTGTTAATGATGACCACACCATCTTTCATTTTTGAAATATTATCTTTATTAATGATTCCCTTTGTTGACTCGAAGAGAGGACAATGGAGTGAAATAACATCAGAATTTTCAAGCAATTCGTCCAGGGATGCATATTTCATGGTGTCACATTCCAATTCTTTGTTCTGATAAGCATCAAAAGCCAGAACTTTCATGCCGAATGCCTGGGCAATCTTTCCTGTATTCTGACCGATACGGCCATAACCGAGGATTCCCATGGTTTTCCCAGCCAGTTCGGATAAAGGGAAATTCCAGTAGCTAAAATCAGGACAATTGGTCCAATCACCGTTATGCACCGAATCAGAATGTTCCTGTACGTGGTGATAGATGTTCAAAATCAGGGCGAAAGCAAACTGTGCTACCGCAGTGGTTCCATATGTTGGAATATTACAAACAGGAATATTCTTAGAGGTCGCGGCTTCCACATCGACAACATTATACCCTGTTGCCAGGACCCCGATATATTGAATACGGGGACAAGCAGCCAGAATGTCTGCAGTCAACTCAGTCTTATTTGTGATTACAATCTCTGCATCAGCAATTCGTTTTACAGTTTCTTCGGGCTCAGTTCTATCATAGCAAGTAAAATCTCCAAGTGCTTTAAAACCATCCCAGTTGAGATCTCCGGGATTGAGAGTATAACCATCAAGTACGACTATTTTCATTATGTATCCTTTTCTTCTAATGTATCAGATCTTTAGCAGATGCTACAATATTCTTAACAGAAATACCATTTTTTTCCAATAGATATTCATAGGGTGCAGATTCACCGAACTGATCTTGAATCCCAATACGCTTCACACGTCCTGATCCCATTTCTGCCACGACTTCACATACGGCGCTTCCCAATCCATTGAGGATATTATGATCTTCGACAGTGACAATAAAGCCTATCTCATCTATACATT of Oceanispirochaeta crateris contains these proteins:
- a CDS encoding D-2-hydroxyacid dehydrogenase — encoded protein: MKIVVLDGYTLNPGDLNWDGFKALGDFTCYDRTEPEETVKRIADAEIVITNKTELTADILAACPRIQYIGVLATGYNVVDVEAATSKNIPVCNIPTYGTTAVAQFAFALILNIYHHVQEHSDSVHNGDWTNCPDFSYWNFPLSELAGKTMGILGYGRIGQNTGKIAQAFGMKVLAFDAYQNKELECDTMKYASLDELLENSDVISLHCPLFESTKGIINKDNISKMKDGVVIINTSRGPLIVEQDLADALNSGKVRAAGLDVVSTEPIQSDNVLLKAKNCIITPHIAWAPLESRSRLMNIAVDNVKAFLNGDIKNKVN